The nucleotide sequence CGTGCCGGTTCTCGTCGCTCGGCAATCCGGACATCTCACCGGGCGTCCGCGGGTCACGCCCTGGCGTCCTGTTCGGATCGCAGGGTGCTGATCAACCACCAGGTCAATCCGGCGGCCAGGGTGCCGGCGGCCAGCATCCCGAGCAGTTCGACGGCCATGGACGACGCCGCCTCGAGGTTGCCGGCGAAGTAGTAACCGACCCCGAGGTACAGCGTGACCCAGACCAGTTCGCCGAGCACGCCCCAGACGGTGAAGACGAGCCACGGCTGGTTGGCGGCTCCGGCAGCAAAGTTGACGTACGGCCCGAGCGCCGAGACCAGCCACCGCGAGAGGAACACCGCCGCGCCGCCGCGCCGCTCGAGCAGGTCTTTCGCCCTGGCCAGTGGTGCTGCACGAGAAGCCAATCGCTGGGCGAGGGCGCCGCCGCCTCGCCGCGCCATCAGGTACCCGGTCTGGTCACCGGAGATGGCACCGGCCAGGGCTGCGGCTGCTGCGGCCGCGAGCGACAACTCACCGACGGCGGCGAAGCCTCCCGCGGCGATCATCAGGATGGAGCAGGGAACCGGAAGCGCGAGTGCTGACAAGAACGTCACCCCCGCCAGCAGCCACGCGCCGTAGGTGGGCACCAGCGCCAGCAGCCACTCGGTCATCGATCCGCTGACTTCACGGTGGTGAGCGCGACCTCAACCTGCCTGATGACCGTGCCCACGGGGATGCCGCGCTGGTCGGCGATCTCCTGCAAGGTCAATGGATGACCGGACGGCATCGGCAGGCCGGCCACCTCGTCGATGGCCCTCGGATCGACACCCCAACTGTGGCCGACGTACCCAACGGTCATCCACGGCTTGATCTGCTCCTGCCGGTGATGCGACCAGTAGACGGCTCCCGCGACGAGCCGCACCGCAAACAGGACGGCGAGCAGTGATGTCACGGCAACGGCGAGCACCAGCCGAGGATGCCGTCGATAGACCGTGGCGAGGCCGGCGAAGGCACTCATGGCCTGATGTCCACCTCGTTCATGTCACCTCTCACCGGGACTCGACGACCGCGCCGGATGCGGATGGATCGGATTTGCCCGCCACCTCGCCGGGCGTCGTCCTGGTCTCGAATGTAGCCGGGCACGACCGCAGCGGCTCGTCAGGCCACGTGCCGTCGTCCATGATCGTCGTGAGGTCGCAGTCTGCTCCGCCTGAACCGGTGCAGACTGCGATCCAACGGTGATCTTCGACTGGACGGTGGGTCAGCCAACCCCACATGCTGCTGGTGTTCTCGCGCCACGGTCTCACGGCTGCTCTGAACGAGGAGGCCTCGAGGCGCAGCGGCGTCCAGCTGGTGGATCTGCAGCGCCTGCACTCCGGCGAGTGACGCGGGAGGCCTGAAGGGCCGAGCTCCTCGTGAACTCAGGTATCAGAACGACCATGACCTGCCTCTGTGAAGGTCATGACGCTCCAGGACCTGTGCAACGCCTTCTACGCCGTCGACAACGTCGTCACCGTGCGGATCACCATGGCACCCGCCGACTGGGACGCGTTGAAGGCCGCTGAACCGCACGGTGGCTTCTGCAACTTCCAGTTCACCGGTGAGCGCTTCGACTGGTTCCACGCCACCTCGGTCGAGATCTCGGGCACCGCCCTGCCCGGTGGCCCGCAGTCCTTCGTCGACGTCGGCATCTCGAAAAAGTCGTTCTGTGGCTCGTTCAGCAAGACCAAACCCTCACTGCGGCTGAACTTCTCGCGGTTCACCGACCACGAGGACGCCATCGAGGCCCTGATCGGCACCCAGTACGTCACGCTGCACAACAGCGTTCAGGATGCCTCCTACATCCGGCAGCCGCTGGGCTACGAACTCTTCCGGCTGGCGGGCATGCCGCACTCGCGGTGCAACATCGCCCGGGTGATCGTCAACGGTGAGGATCAGGGCACCTACGTCAACTGTGAACCGGTGCGCAAGCGGCACATCCAGAACACGTTCGGCAACGACGAGGGCAACCTCTACGAGATCGAGGCCGGTGAGGATCTGACGGAGGCCATGGTCACCGCCGGGCGCCTCACTCACCAAGGCTTCTCGGACGTCGAGGACGGCTCGGACCTGCTGCTGGCCGCCCAGCGCATCGCCGCCGGGCCGGCCGCCGCGGCCGAGGTGGTCTACCTGCCGAGTTTCCAGCGGTTCTACGCCATGGAGACCCTGCTGAAGCACTGGGACGGCTACACCAGCAACGCCAACAATGCCTACGTCTACAACGACGTGATCCCGATCGCCGCCCCGGATGTCGCGCACGTCCACCTGAAGTTCATCCCGTGGGGTCTGGATCAGATCCTGCAACCCGCGACGTCCTTCAACCTGGACGACGACAGTGTGCTCGCCCGGCTGGTGCGCCAGGACCCGACGTTGCTGGACGGCGTCCGGGCGCAGATCACCGACCTGTTGAACACCGTGTTCTCTCGCGACTCGATCGAGGGTGTGATCCTGCCGTACATCGCCCGGCTGGAGACGGCCCTGGCGATCTCGGGTGCCACCGGGCTGGCCGGCGAGCTCGAGACGGTCCGCGACCAGGTCAGGCTGGTGCGATCGGGCGGCCTGCTGCTCACGGCCATCCCGCGGGACAAGGCCCTGGCGCTGGTCGAACGCGGCACCCAGCAGTGCGCCCACGCCAGTCAGACCGAGACCATCGGCCAGCACCAGGAGGTCTACCACCACGCCCTGTCCAGCTCGCGCTCGGACCGCTGGTTCGTCCGCGACCTCGTCACCGGGCACGAGTTGGTCAACGAGAAGTTCGGCACCTTCCTGCACGCCAGCACCCAGATCCTGACCGCCGGCGGCAACCCGAATGTGTACGCCTTCCGGTTCACGCCCTCGGACGGCAACGCCTTCGTGCTGACCCCGCGGGATGTGGAGAGCCCCTTCAAACTCAGCGGCTACCTCACCCTGCGCGCAGCGCAGTCGGGGTTGTTCGTGCGCTACAGCACCACCGATCTGACCGGTGCCGGCAACCCCCAGGTGCACCTGGCTCCGCCGGCGCAGGCCACGGTGCTGCGGCTGTACTGAACCCGCCGCGAACGCCAGGGCTCTACCCTGGGCGGTCGTGGAGATCCTCGTCGACCCGCTGACCGGCCCCGAGATCGCGGCGTTCCTGGCCGAGCACACCGCCGAACTGCGTGCGATCACCCCGCCAGAGAGCACCCACACCCTCGACCTGGACGACCTGCGCACCGGCGGCGCCACCGTCTGGTCGGCGTACGACGAGGGCTGCCTCGTCGGCTGCGGAGCGCTCAAACCGCTCGACGCCCACCACGCCGAGCTCAAGTCGATGCGGACGGCCCGCAGCCACGCCCGTCGCGGCATCGCCAGCGCCCTGGTGGCCCACATCCTCGACCAGGCTCGCGCGCGAGGGTTCACCCGGGTGAGCCTCGAGACCGGCTCGGAGGAGTTCTTCGCCCCGGCGCGCGCCCTCTACGCCCGCCACGGCTTCGTCGAGTGCGATCCCTTCGGCCCCTACCGCCCCGACCCCTTGAGCACGTTCATGACCCGCACCCTCGACTGACCGCGGAGGCTTCGTCGGGTTGACCACCGACATCGGTGGTCAACTCGACGAAGCTCATGCGCTCTGTGCGGCACTCCAGGTGAGATTCACCCGGCGCGACCACTGCCCAACAACGGGAACGGCTCGGTCGAGAACACCACCTCGACGGGCACGTCGAAGAACGCCGCGATCCGCAGCGCCAGGTGCAGGCTGGGGGAGTACTCGCCCCGTTCCAGGTACCCCACGGTCTGGTAGTGCACCCCCAACGCGGCGGCGAGGTCGCGCCGCGAGACGCCGCGCTCGGCACGCAACATGGCGATCCGGTTGTGAACCTGTTCGGACACGGCGATCAGTATCCGCGAGACATGATCCGGTCGCGGGCCGCGGCCACCTGCGAGCCGGACTGTCGCCGGGCCATCCGCCGCAGCGCGCCGGGCGCGAACATCAGCCCGACCAGCGCCCAGGCCCCGAGGATCACCACCATCGGCCAGAGGCGCCACGACTGCCCGAGCTCGAGCGCCACCGCCTCGGGTGGCAACAGAGCTGATCGGAGGCCGATCCCGAGCCAGTACGTGGGCAGGCACTGACCGACCCACTGCAGCCATCCGGGCAGGGCCGACAGCGGGTAGAAGATGCCGGAGATCGCCATGGCGCCGTAGAGGAACAGGCTCGAGATGCCCAGCACCA is from Kineosporiaceae bacterium and encodes:
- a CDS encoding GNAT family N-acetyltransferase; its protein translation is MEILVDPLTGPEIAAFLAEHTAELRAITPPESTHTLDLDDLRTGGATVWSAYDEGCLVGCGALKPLDAHHAELKSMRTARSHARRGIASALVAHILDQARARGFTRVSLETGSEEFFAPARALYARHGFVECDPFGPYRPDPLSTFMTRTLD
- a CDS encoding helix-turn-helix transcriptional regulator, with amino-acid sequence MSEQVHNRIAMLRAERGVSRRDLAAALGVHYQTVGYLERGEYSPSLHLALRIAAFFDVPVEVVFSTEPFPLLGSGRAG
- a CDS encoding VTT domain-containing protein, coding for MTEWLLALVPTYGAWLLAGVTFLSALALPVPCSILMIAAGGFAAVGELSLAAAAAAALAGAISGDQTGYLMARRGGGALAQRLASRAAPLARAKDLLERRGGAAVFLSRWLVSALGPYVNFAAGAANQPWLVFTVWGVLGELVWVTLYLGVGYYFAGNLEAASSMAVELLGMLAAGTLAAGLTWWLISTLRSEQDARA
- a CDS encoding CotH kinase family protein, encoding MTLQDLCNAFYAVDNVVTVRITMAPADWDALKAAEPHGGFCNFQFTGERFDWFHATSVEISGTALPGGPQSFVDVGISKKSFCGSFSKTKPSLRLNFSRFTDHEDAIEALIGTQYVTLHNSVQDASYIRQPLGYELFRLAGMPHSRCNIARVIVNGEDQGTYVNCEPVRKRHIQNTFGNDEGNLYEIEAGEDLTEAMVTAGRLTHQGFSDVEDGSDLLLAAQRIAAGPAAAAEVVYLPSFQRFYAMETLLKHWDGYTSNANNAYVYNDVIPIAAPDVAHVHLKFIPWGLDQILQPATSFNLDDDSVLARLVRQDPTLLDGVRAQITDLLNTVFSRDSIEGVILPYIARLETALAISGATGLAGELETVRDQVRLVRSGGLLLTAIPRDKALALVERGTQQCAHASQTETIGQHQEVYHHALSSSRSDRWFVRDLVTGHELVNEKFGTFLHASTQILTAGGNPNVYAFRFTPSDGNAFVLTPRDVESPFKLSGYLTLRAAQSGLFVRYSTTDLTGAGNPQVHLAPPAQATVLRLY